A genome region from Wielerella bovis includes the following:
- a CDS encoding porin, protein MKKTLIALALTALPVASMADVVLYGTIKGGVETTFAKKSDGVKDKEDKTDTQIVDYSSRIGFKGHEHLNNNLTAIWQLEQKVNIGGGEAGFSTRDSFVGLKGSFGTVKAGYQSTPLKELNGTLDIWEYDSEVAGLAHFTRSNDVVKRATAITYETPDFGGFTAKAFVSPSDNNHRAGANGDRDNAVYGLGLSYRNAGFFADVAGGTAKNGANNGAPQKSDPYQALAQAGFENEKFLVGAAYQRAVAVDKAYDVVNEAIVTGAYNVDSALRLKASVAYGWDINEKGGQAKAWGNGKYYQGIVGADYALSKRTVVNGQVGYFEAGKGGDKEAAGVAGVGLSHKF, encoded by the coding sequence ATGAAAAAAACTCTGATTGCTTTGGCTTTGACTGCTTTGCCAGTGGCTTCTATGGCAGACGTGGTTTTGTACGGTACAATCAAAGGTGGTGTGGAAACTACTTTTGCTAAAAAATCAGATGGCGTGAAAGATAAAGAAGACAAAACTGATACCCAAATCGTTGACTACAGCTCAAGAATTGGTTTCAAAGGTCATGAGCATTTGAACAATAACTTGACTGCTATTTGGCAGTTGGAACAAAAAGTGAATATTGGCGGTGGTGAAGCTGGTTTCAGCACTCGCGATTCATTTGTTGGTTTGAAAGGTTCTTTCGGTACTGTTAAAGCTGGTTACCAATCAACTCCATTGAAAGAGCTGAATGGCACTTTGGATATTTGGGAATACGATAGTGAAGTAGCTGGTTTGGCACATTTTACTCGCAGCAATGATGTAGTTAAACGTGCAACTGCAATCACTTATGAAACACCTGATTTCGGTGGTTTCACTGCAAAAGCATTTGTTTCTCCATCTGATAACAACCATCGTGCAGGTGCAAATGGTGACCGTGATAACGCCGTTTATGGTTTGGGTTTAAGCTACCGCAATGCTGGTTTCTTCGCAGATGTGGCTGGTGGTACAGCTAAAAATGGTGCAAACAATGGTGCACCGCAAAAATCTGACCCATATCAAGCTTTGGCACAAGCTGGTTTTGAAAATGAAAAATTCTTGGTTGGTGCAGCTTATCAACGTGCTGTTGCTGTAGATAAAGCTTATGACGTTGTTAACGAAGCTATCGTAACTGGTGCATACAATGTAGACAGCGCATTGCGTTTGAAAGCATCTGTTGCGTACGGTTGGGATATCAACGAGAAAGGTGGTCAAGCTAAAGCATGGGGTAATGGTAAATACTACCAAGGTATCGTAGGTGCTGACTACGCATTGTCTAAACGTACTGTTGTGAACGGTCAAGTTGGTTATTTTGAAGCTGGTAAAGGCGGCGATAAAGAAGCTGCTGGTGTAGCTGGTGTTGGCTTGTCTCACAAATTCTAA
- a CDS encoding phosphoribosyltransferase, with protein MVQKVWYTYDDIHKTVKNIAAKVQNSGVQYDAMIAIGGGGFIPARMLRCFLDIPIYAVTTAYYLNETEGKTADKVQKIQWLDPIPETLIGKNILVVDEVDDSRTTMEFVLNELIKDGFNQIGVAVIHNKLKDKVGKIPEGIAYFSGLDIQDWWINYPWDAVDIDAHNRRAASGVQEA; from the coding sequence ATGGTTCAAAAAGTTTGGTATACCTATGATGATATTCATAAAACCGTAAAAAATATTGCGGCAAAAGTGCAAAATTCTGGCGTGCAATACGATGCAATGATTGCTATTGGTGGTGGCGGTTTTATTCCAGCCCGTATGTTGCGTTGTTTCTTGGATATTCCGATTTATGCCGTAACGACTGCGTATTATTTAAACGAAACCGAAGGCAAAACAGCAGATAAAGTACAAAAAATCCAATGGCTTGACCCTATCCCAGAGACATTGATTGGTAAAAATATTTTGGTGGTGGACGAAGTGGACGACAGCCGTACCACGATGGAATTTGTGCTGAATGAATTGATTAAAGATGGATTTAACCAAATAGGGGTGGCAGTTATCCACAATAAATTAAAAGATAAAGTTGGCAAAATTCCCGAAGGCATCGCGTATTTTAGTGGCTTGGATATTCAAGATTGGTGGATTAACTATCCTTGGGATGCGGTAGATATTGATGCACATAATCGCCGTGCCGCATCTGGCGTACAAGAAGCATAA
- the rpsP gene encoding 30S ribosomal protein S16 — translation MVVIRLARGGSKKRPFYNIIVADSRSRRDGRFIERVGFYNPVANEKQERVRIHADRLNHWIGQGAQLSDAVAKLVAEQKAAA, via the coding sequence ATGGTAGTTATCCGTTTAGCCCGTGGTGGCTCTAAAAAACGTCCTTTTTACAATATCATCGTAGCTGACAGCCGCAGCCGCCGCGATGGTCGTTTCATTGAACGCGTGGGCTTTTACAACCCAGTTGCTAATGAAAAACAAGAGCGTGTTCGCATTCATGCTGACCGTTTGAACCACTGGATTGGTCAAGGCGCGCAATTAAGTGATGCTGTTGCTAAATTGGTTGCTGAACAAAAAGCTGCTGCTTAA
- a CDS encoding YceD family protein — protein sequence MLNRILIDPQAFAIKQETRDGSVLLNQLDKRTWSPDIADTATYIHYTVTGGVDRWQRPFLDLSVSGSLKLHCQRCMSLVDFPMNEQAHIVLFDNEGKLDEAMFADDDLEGMILTDELDILTLVEDQLLMALPISPKHDDCGNVSLNKVNQDKPNPFGVLAGLKKG from the coding sequence ATGTTAAACCGAATCTTGATTGACCCACAAGCGTTTGCTATTAAACAAGAAACACGCGACGGCAGCGTGTTGCTCAATCAGTTAGACAAGCGCACTTGGTCGCCAGACATTGCCGATACCGCCACTTATATTCACTACACTGTAACAGGTGGTGTGGATAGGTGGCAACGTCCATTTTTAGATTTATCCGTTTCAGGCAGCCTGAAATTGCATTGCCAACGTTGTATGAGCCTTGTGGATTTTCCTATGAACGAACAGGCACATATTGTGTTGTTTGACAATGAAGGCAAATTGGATGAAGCCATGTTTGCCGATGACGATTTGGAAGGCATGATTCTGACCGATGAGTTGGATATTTTAACTTTGGTGGAAGACCAATTATTAATGGCTTTGCCCATTTCGCCTAAACACGATGATTGTGGCAATGTTAGTTTAAATAAAGTGAATCAAGATAAACCCAATCCGTTTGGCGTATTGGCTGGTTTGAAAAAAGGTTAA
- the rplS gene encoding 50S ribosomal protein L19 yields MNLIDVLEQEEIARLNKEIPEFAPGDTVVVSVRVVEGNRSRLQAYEGVVIARRNRGLNSSMIVRKISSGEGVERTFQLYSPTLEKIEVKRRGDVRRAKLYYLRGLTGKAARIKEKLPARKQEA; encoded by the coding sequence ATGAATTTGATTGATGTTTTAGAGCAAGAAGAAATCGCTCGTTTGAATAAAGAAATCCCTGAATTTGCACCTGGTGATACTGTTGTGGTATCTGTGCGCGTGGTAGAGGGTAACCGTAGCCGTTTGCAAGCGTATGAAGGCGTAGTAATTGCACGTCGCAATCGTGGTTTGAACAGCAGCATGATTGTTCGCAAAATTTCTAGCGGCGAAGGTGTTGAGCGTACTTTCCAATTGTATTCTCCAACATTGGAAAAAATTGAAGTGAAACGTCGTGGTGATGTACGTCGTGCGAAATTGTACTACTTGCGTGGCTTGACTGGTAAAGCAGCGCGTATTAAAGAAAAATTGCCTGCTCGCAAACAAGAGGCTTAA
- a CDS encoding translocation/assembly module TamB domain-containing protein — protein sequence MLQQDTSELVPPETATQPETPKPPKKRRLLKYLIGGCVVLLGGVAVGATWLLNTESGLRFAVYQLPKYAHVQITSDTLSGTILDGFSADKIRVQTKKSDLDISSLNFQWQAQELWQKHLHINRLSIGDIHITPKPTPPEPDSPPPQQPDSIGLPFTVALDVLEIGKITQGEDKLEILGGALASYTYNHQQHDLQVKSLKTYWANTEGSLKASTQSPFALQGTLLSNGMLDDIEVENILDVKGSLNDIILTTDLTGNGVGLHADTQVRPFATNLSKMIGRIRLEGQGVNPQAFLPNLPRGNLFFLLDVKPHLGEHIALDGSLDLRNENPETSDQNGIPIRHLVGKFHINDSGAVDIAHASADLMKNGTVLLSGGIYAEKQTLNLTAELNNITAADVISTPIQGVLNGTIRAHGTFDTPQANWQLHTERADSSGSLKIVSDSKNKQQTLHIEKGIVKPKDGGELQLSGSLELFQNQKLQAEIKSAAFNPAKLYPDLPEGNVNGSIKATGELAKLAFHTEMAFAPSTLSGAPLSGSGKVSYENSHLSRADTAIKLGNNLINTQGAFGKKGDTLAVDINAPQLDLFGFGLQGLLTAKGTLTSTADNFTQLDAKLDGQARGFSVGNELKIQHADFRLHGSPDPNRPLDVMLKGNGIVAGGTAIDNVDAALNGSLRQHTFKAVGSLKIDDKPLTLNLGANGGLNDKNQWHGTVNTLDVSGALQLRLQNAMKLEAGAERVVMSAARWSALNGSLNLDSFVWDKQAGLTTKGNANGLQLEQLHNFYAPPVQHNLVIAADWDMAYSNAPRGFLNVKQQSGDVILPNRKQPLNLQNFVVNSTLDGRGIHSKINANTALSQISGNYSILQAFGNGALTAAPVSGSLKITVDDLATSLKSVMPVGQIIKGSLNADVAIGGTVGEPKFNGTINGENLYYRNRQVGVILDNGSLKSRVEGQKWLIDALQFKRKGGTVTLTGSAAYLNEAPDVNAKLRFERYPILDQPSRRLTLSGDSDVLYTAQGVTLNGSLKTDEGRFGFQESSAPSLDDDVVIVGENKPAPAAPMPFKLNLSFDLADKFHFSGEGLNVNLGGSLKLTSSNTSDVNATGSVNVIRGRYKAYGQDLIIKKGIISFVGPITRPNLNIRAERRNSPVGAGVEVLGNLEAPRVNLVANDPMSEKDKLSWLILNRASSGTSTDEAALATAAGAFLAGRLNDKVGLVDDFGLSSQQTRNATTGEMNPAQQVLTFGKQINRDIYLGYEAGLETASQSVKLVYQLSRSFQAIMRAGTESSGGEIKYIKRFD from the coding sequence ATGTTGCAGCAAGATACTTCTGAACTTGTACCGCCAGAAACCGCTACGCAGCCTGAAACCCCCAAACCACCCAAAAAACGCCGATTACTCAAATACCTAATCGGCGGTTGTGTGGTTTTGTTGGGCGGCGTGGCGGTGGGAGCGACTTGGTTGCTGAATACGGAAAGCGGCTTGCGTTTTGCCGTGTATCAATTACCGAAATACGCCCATGTGCAAATCACGTCTGATACTTTGTCTGGCACGATTTTGGACGGTTTTTCTGCCGACAAAATCCGCGTACAAACCAAAAAATCTGATTTAGACATCAGCAGCCTGAATTTTCAATGGCAGGCGCAAGAATTGTGGCAAAAACATTTGCATATCAATCGCTTGTCTATTGGCGATATTCACATTACACCCAAACCGACACCGCCCGAACCCGATAGCCCACCGCCACAACAGCCCGATAGCATCGGTTTGCCATTCACAGTTGCGCTGGATGTATTGGAAATCGGCAAAATCACGCAAGGCGAAGACAAGCTGGAAATATTGGGCGGCGCATTGGCGAGCTATACCTACAATCATCAACAACATGATTTGCAAGTTAAATCGCTCAAAACCTATTGGGCAAATACCGAAGGCAGCCTGAAAGCCAGTACACAATCGCCATTTGCTTTGCAAGGCACATTATTATCTAATGGTATGTTGGATGATATTGAAGTAGAAAATATTTTGGACGTAAAAGGCAGCCTGAACGATATTATTCTGACCACCGATTTGACGGGGAACGGCGTGGGTTTGCATGCCGATACGCAAGTGCGTCCGTTTGCCACCAATTTAAGCAAAATGATTGGACGCATTCGCTTGGAAGGTCAAGGCGTGAATCCGCAAGCCTTTTTACCGAATCTGCCACGCGGCAATTTGTTTTTCTTGTTGGACGTGAAACCGCATTTGGGCGAACACATCGCGCTAGATGGCAGCCTAGATTTGCGTAATGAAAACCCCGAAACCAGCGACCAAAACGGCATTCCTATTCGTCATTTGGTCGGCAAATTTCACATCAATGATTCAGGTGCGGTGGATATTGCCCACGCATCGGCAGATTTGATGAAAAATGGTACGGTGTTATTATCGGGTGGAATTTATGCGGAAAAACAAACGCTTAATTTAACAGCGGAACTCAACAATATCACTGCTGCCGATGTCATCAGTACGCCAATTCAAGGCGTATTGAATGGCACCATTCGCGCACATGGCACGTTTGACACGCCGCAAGCGAATTGGCAACTGCATACCGAGCGCGCGGACAGTTCAGGCAGCCTGAAAATCGTTTCAGACAGCAAAAATAAACAACAAACTTTGCACATTGAAAAAGGTATCGTCAAACCGAAAGATGGTGGCGAATTACAGCTTTCAGGCAGCCTTGAATTGTTCCAAAACCAAAAATTGCAAGCGGAAATCAAAAGTGCGGCATTTAATCCTGCCAAACTGTATCCCGATTTGCCCGAAGGCAATGTAAATGGCAGCATCAAAGCAACGGGCGAATTGGCAAAATTGGCGTTTCACACCGAAATGGCGTTTGCGCCGTCCACTTTATCGGGTGCGCCTTTGTCAGGCAGCGGCAAAGTTTCTTATGAAAACAGCCATTTGAGTCGCGCCGATACTGCGATTAAATTAGGCAACAATCTCATCAACACACAAGGTGCGTTTGGCAAAAAAGGCGATACTTTGGCGGTGGACATCAACGCGCCACAACTGGATTTATTTGGTTTTGGTTTACAAGGTTTGCTGACCGCCAAAGGAACGCTGACTAGCACGGCGGATAATTTCACGCAACTGGACGCGAAATTGGATGGACAAGCGCGTGGTTTTTCGGTGGGCAATGAGCTGAAAATCCAGCACGCTGATTTCAGGCTGCATGGTTCGCCCGACCCCAATCGTCCTTTGGATGTGATGTTGAAAGGCAATGGTATTGTGGCAGGTGGCACGGCAATTGATAATGTGGATGCCGCGCTCAATGGTTCTTTGCGCCAACACACATTCAAAGCAGTAGGCAGCCTGAAAATTGATGATAAACCTTTAACCTTAAATTTGGGTGCAAATGGAGGTTTAAATGATAAAAATCAATGGCATGGCACGGTAAACACGCTAGATGTTTCAGGTGCATTGCAATTACGTTTGCAAAATGCGATGAAATTGGAAGCGGGTGCAGAACGTGTGGTGATGAGTGCAGCACGTTGGTCGGCACTCAATGGCAGCCTGAATTTGGATAGTTTTGTGTGGGATAAACAAGCAGGTTTAACCACCAAAGGCAATGCCAACGGTTTGCAACTGGAACAACTGCACAATTTCTACGCACCGCCTGTGCAACACAATTTAGTCATTGCGGCGGATTGGGACATGGCGTACAGCAATGCCCCACGCGGTTTTTTGAATGTGAAACAACAATCGGGCGATGTCATTTTACCCAACCGCAAGCAGCCATTAAATCTACAAAATTTTGTTGTCAATTCCACTTTGGATGGACGCGGCATACACAGCAAAATCAACGCCAATACCGCTTTGAGCCAAATATCAGGTAATTACAGCATTTTGCAAGCATTTGGTAATGGTGCGCTAACTGCTGCACCCGTTTCAGGCAGCCTGAAAATCACAGTAGACGATTTGGCAACATCACTCAAATCCGTTATGCCAGTTGGGCAAATCATCAAAGGCAGCCTGAATGCTGATGTTGCCATTGGCGGCACGGTCGGCGAACCCAAATTCAATGGCACGATTAACGGCGAAAATTTGTATTATCGCAATCGTCAAGTCGGCGTGATTTTGGACAATGGCAGCCTGAAATCGCGTGTGGAAGGACAAAAATGGTTAATTGATGCCTTGCAATTCAAACGCAAAGGCGGCACGGTTACTTTGACAGGCAGCGCGGCGTATCTCAACGAAGCACCCGATGTGAACGCTAAATTACGTTTTGAGCGTTATCCGATTCTTGACCAACCCAGCCGCCGTTTAACCTTATCAGGCGATAGCGATGTGTTGTACACCGCACAAGGCGTTACCCTAAATGGCAGCCTGAAAACTGATGAAGGACGTTTTGGTTTTCAAGAAAGTTCCGCGCCCAGCTTGGACGATGATGTGGTCATTGTTGGCGAAAACAAACCAGCCCCAGCCGCACCCATGCCATTTAAACTCAATTTATCCTTTGATTTGGCAGATAAATTCCATTTCAGCGGCGAAGGTTTAAATGTTAATTTGGGAGGCAGCCTGAAACTTACTTCCAGCAACACCAGCGATGTAAATGCCACAGGTAGTGTCAATGTCATACGCGGTCGTTATAAAGCCTATGGGCAAGATTTGATTATCAAAAAAGGGATTATTTCCTTTGTTGGTCCAATTACTCGCCCCAATCTCAATATTCGCGCAGAGCGCCGTAATTCCCCAGTTGGTGCAGGCGTAGAAGTTTTGGGTAATTTGGAAGCACCGCGCGTCAATTTGGTTGCCAACGACCCCATGAGCGAAAAAGACAAATTATCTTGGCTAATTTTGAATCGCGCCAGCTCAGGTACCAGCACCGATGAAGCCGCCCTTGCCACCGCAGCAGGCGCATTCTTGGCAGGTCGCCTGAACGACAAAGTCGGTTTGGTGGATGATTTTGGCTTATCCAGCCAACAAACGCGTAACGCCACAACGGGCGAAATGAATCCTGCACAACAAGTGCTGACCTTCGGCAAACAAATCAACCGCGATATTTACTTGGGTTATGAAGCAGGTTTAGAAACCGCTAGTCAATCCGTCAAATTGGTGTATCAATTAAGCCGTTCGTTCCAAGCCATTATGCGTGCAGGAACAGAATCATCGGGCGGCGAAATCAAATACATTAAACGATTTGATTAA
- the rpmF gene encoding 50S ribosomal protein L32, whose product MAVQQNKKSPSRRGMHRSHDALTAPALSVDSATGEVHRPHHISPNGMYRGRKVMKAKGE is encoded by the coding sequence ATGGCTGTTCAACAAAACAAAAAATCCCCTTCTCGTCGTGGTATGCACCGTTCACACGATGCTTTAACTGCGCCTGCGTTGTCTGTAGACAGCGCAACTGGTGAAGTTCATCGCCCACACCACATTTCTCCTAACGGTATGTACCGTGGTCGTAAAGTGATGAAAGCCAAAGGCGAGTAA
- the trmD gene encoding tRNA (guanosine(37)-N1)-methyltransferase TrmD, which translates to MKIQAITLFPEMFDSITQYGVTGRAHKQGIWQFRAINPRQFADNKLGYIDDRPFGGGVGMVMMAEPLFQAIESAKQNLSGSLKVIYLSPQGVPLTHKKVLELSQLDNLVLLCGRYEGVDERVLQTCVDEEISIGDFVVSGGELPAMMLMDAVLRFVPDVLGDMVSAEQDSFADGLLDYPHYTRPTEFQGMAVPDVLKSGNHALIAEWRLEQSLRRTLLRRPDLLDERDLLPQEIRLLDKIRQESNG; encoded by the coding sequence ATGAAAATTCAAGCTATTACACTATTCCCTGAAATGTTTGATAGCATCACGCAATATGGCGTAACGGGTCGTGCGCACAAGCAAGGTATTTGGCAATTTCGTGCCATTAATCCACGCCAGTTTGCTGATAATAAGCTGGGTTACATTGATGACCGTCCTTTTGGTGGTGGAGTGGGCATGGTGATGATGGCAGAGCCTTTATTTCAAGCCATTGAATCAGCAAAACAAAATCTTTCAGGCAGCCTGAAAGTGATTTATTTAAGTCCACAAGGTGTGCCATTGACACACAAAAAAGTGCTTGAATTATCACAATTAGATAATTTAGTCTTATTGTGTGGGCGATACGAAGGTGTGGACGAGCGTGTATTGCAAACTTGCGTGGACGAAGAAATCAGCATAGGTGATTTTGTTGTATCGGGTGGCGAGCTGCCTGCGATGATGTTGATGGATGCGGTGTTGCGCTTTGTGCCTGATGTTTTAGGCGACATGGTGTCGGCGGAGCAAGATTCGTTTGCTGATGGTTTGCTGGATTATCCGCATTACACACGACCGACTGAATTTCAGGGTATGGCTGTTCCCGATGTATTGAAATCGGGCAATCATGCGCTGATTGCGGAATGGCGATTGGAACAATCGTTGCGCCGCACTTTACTGCGCCGTCCAGATTTGCTGGATGAGCGTGATTTACTCCCACAGGAAATCCGACTTTTAGACAAAATTCGTCAAGAAAGCAACGGATAA
- the rimM gene encoding ribosome maturation factor RimM (Essential for efficient processing of 16S rRNA): MSEIQNWVAMGYIKGAFGVRGWLKVQPSTEYTDSLLDYPEWRLIKGKDVQIAKIEAGKAVGGELQVKFAHINDRDAAALMRGYTIEIPRESFAETEEDEFYWTDLVGMQVVNRDSVALGKVVKLMETGAHDVLVIHGEYGEKLIPFVSHFIDDVNQETRTITADWGLDY; the protein is encoded by the coding sequence ATGAGTGAAATACAAAACTGGGTAGCCATGGGCTATATCAAAGGCGCGTTTGGTGTGAGAGGTTGGTTGAAAGTTCAACCTAGCACCGAATACACCGATAGCCTGTTGGACTACCCTGAATGGCGTTTAATTAAAGGCAAAGACGTACAAATTGCCAAAATTGAAGCAGGTAAAGCTGTTGGTGGCGAATTGCAAGTCAAATTTGCTCATATCAATGACCGCGATGCAGCTGCTTTGATGCGAGGTTACACCATTGAAATACCACGCGAAAGTTTTGCAGAAACCGAAGAAGATGAGTTTTATTGGACAGATTTGGTGGGTATGCAAGTCGTAAACCGTGATAGTGTTGCTTTGGGCAAAGTGGTGAAATTGATGGAAACGGGCGCGCATGATGTTTTGGTTATTCATGGCGAATACGGCGAGAAGCTTATTCCATTTGTATCCCATTTCATTGATGATGTGAACCAAGAAACGCGTACCATTACCGCTGATTGGGGTTTGGATTATTAA
- a CDS encoding thermonuclease family protein produces the protein MKKLWILLAMCLSIAHATAKNIPIPHSYTATVTHIHDGDTIRVLDEQGQKQRIRLAYIDAPEVSPAQAHGIASRDALRQLLTRQTVRIDVWDIDRYGRQVARVMLDNQDINLTQIQTGNAWHYRSIARKNQHQQDYEYYQAAENQAKSARLGLWRKQKPVAPWHFRQQNRQAK, from the coding sequence ATGAAAAAATTATGGATTTTGTTGGCGATGTGTCTGTCCATCGCTCACGCCACAGCGAAAAATATCCCCATACCACACAGTTACACCGCCACCGTTACCCATATTCACGATGGCGATACCATTCGCGTACTGGATGAACAGGGGCAAAAACAGCGTATTCGTTTGGCGTACATTGATGCGCCAGAAGTGTCGCCCGCTCAAGCGCATGGCATCGCCAGTCGTGATGCCTTACGCCAATTATTGACACGCCAAACTGTACGCATAGATGTTTGGGATATTGACCGATATGGCCGTCAAGTGGCAAGGGTTATGCTGGATAATCAAGATATTAACCTAACGCAAATCCAAACAGGCAATGCATGGCACTACCGCAGTATTGCGCGGAAAAATCAGCATCAACAGGATTATGAGTACTATCAAGCAGCAGAGAATCAGGCAAAATCTGCACGATTGGGATTGTGGCGCAAGCAAAAACCAGTTGCTCCTTGGCATTTTCGGCAACAAAATAGGCAAGCTAAATAA
- the plsX gene encoding phosphate acyltransferase PlsX, with protein sequence MITLSVDAMGGDIGLDVTAPAAAAFLNKQSNARLIMVGDSTKIQAALTQVNAPLDRIEIVHASEIVGMDEAPQHALKNKKDSSMRIAIQQVKDGKAQAAVSAGNTGALMATARFVLKTLSGIERPAIAKFMPAAQGHCTLMLDLGANVDCTPEQINQFAIMGNELYRALKPECTQPRIGLLNIGTEDIKGTETVKQTFQLMQTMPFNFIGNVEANHIFSNEVDVIVADGFIGNIVLKTIEGTVKFSSGIIRHEFKRNWLTRLSAIAALPVINGFKKDLDPRRYNGAIFLGLRGIVIKSHGGTDATGFAYALEEAYHEAQADSLTKIEQGIATQIATVTAVANEEQAA encoded by the coding sequence ATGATTACACTTTCAGTAGATGCTATGGGCGGCGACATCGGTTTAGACGTAACCGCACCAGCCGCCGCCGCATTCCTGAATAAACAAAGTAACGCACGTTTAATTATGGTGGGCGACAGCACCAAAATTCAGGCTGCCTTAACACAAGTCAACGCCCCATTAGACCGCATAGAAATTGTTCATGCCAGCGAAATTGTCGGCATGGACGAAGCACCGCAACACGCACTCAAAAACAAAAAAGATTCCTCCATGCGTATCGCCATTCAACAAGTCAAAGATGGCAAAGCGCAAGCTGCCGTATCCGCAGGGAATACAGGCGCACTCATGGCAACCGCGCGTTTCGTACTCAAAACCTTATCAGGCATAGAACGCCCCGCCATTGCCAAATTTATGCCAGCAGCCCAAGGGCATTGCACACTTATGCTGGATTTAGGCGCAAACGTAGATTGCACGCCCGAGCAAATCAACCAATTTGCCATTATGGGTAACGAGTTATATCGCGCACTCAAACCAGAATGCACCCAACCACGCATTGGCTTACTTAACATTGGTACAGAAGACATCAAAGGCACAGAAACGGTTAAACAAACTTTCCAACTGATGCAAACCATGCCATTCAATTTTATCGGCAACGTAGAAGCCAACCACATTTTCAGTAACGAAGTAGATGTTATTGTGGCAGACGGTTTTATTGGCAACATCGTCCTGAAAACCATAGAAGGCACCGTTAAATTTTCCAGCGGCATTATCCGCCACGAATTTAAACGCAACTGGTTAACCCGATTAAGCGCAATAGCCGCACTCCCAGTTATCAATGGCTTTAAGAAAGATTTAGACCCACGCCGTTACAACGGTGCTATTTTTCTAGGATTACGCGGCATAGTCATCAAATCACATGGCGGCACAGATGCCACAGGTTTTGCCTATGCGTTGGAAGAAGCTTATCACGAAGCACAAGCCGATAGTCTCACTAAAATAGAACAAGGCATCGCTACGCAAATTGCCACAGTTACCGCTGTTGCAAACGAAGAACAGGCAGCCTGA
- a CDS encoding Maf family protein, with the protein MTLPLILASTSVFRQQQLRNLGVDFIAAKPMFDETPLPHETAPDTALRLAIGKAQSLAQIYPQHLIIGADQVAWCGDKQLGKPMSQEKAAIMLHELSGQCIEFYSACCVLNTLSGSLNSHVDTTIVQMRELSDEQIARYLAREPDAIYCAGAAKSEGLGAALLHRIDSTDPHALIGLPIFWLVSSLNDCGVEII; encoded by the coding sequence ATGACTTTACCACTTATTCTCGCGTCCACATCAGTTTTCAGGCAGCAGCAATTACGCAATTTGGGCGTAGATTTTATTGCTGCCAAGCCCATGTTTGACGAAACGCCTCTACCCCACGAAACTGCACCTGATACCGCTTTGCGTTTAGCTATTGGCAAGGCGCAGTCGCTGGCGCAGATTTATCCACAACATTTGATTATTGGCGCAGACCAAGTGGCATGGTGTGGAGACAAACAACTTGGCAAGCCCATGTCACAGGAAAAAGCAGCAATAATGTTGCACGAATTATCAGGGCAATGCATTGAATTTTATAGCGCTTGTTGCGTATTAAACACACTTTCAGGCAGCCTGAACAGCCATGTAGACACTACTATCGTGCAAATGCGTGAATTATCCGATGAGCAAATTGCGCGTTATTTGGCACGCGAGCCTGACGCGATTTATTGCGCAGGTGCAGCGAAAAGTGAAGGCTTGGGCGCAGCTTTATTGCACCGAATTGACAGTACCGACCCACACGCTTTGATTGGTTTACCGATTTTTTGGTTAGTAAGCAGCCTGAATGATTGTGGTGTAGAGATTATTTAA
- a CDS encoding FeoA family protein, whose protein sequence is MNAIQLDALPKGMIATITEIITNPHFGEHDDSVSQRLVALGFGQGQTVEVVARGILGTGPYAVRLGNQSQFFLRHAEARKIMCIPIQAA, encoded by the coding sequence ATGAATGCGATTCAATTAGATGCCTTGCCTAAAGGAATGATAGCAACCATTACAGAAATTATTACCAATCCTCATTTTGGCGAACACGACGATAGCGTTTCACAACGCTTGGTGGCTTTGGGTTTTGGGCAGGGGCAAACTGTTGAAGTGGTTGCGCGTGGTATTTTGGGCACAGGACCTTATGCGGTGCGTCTGGGCAATCAATCTCAATTTTTTTTGCGCCACGCCGAAGCACGAAAAATTATGTGCATACCCATTCAGGCTGCCTGA